Part of the Aureitalea marina genome, GGATGATCGATGAGAGCATGGATAAGGAACAGATGGCGGGACCCCCACAACCCTGGGAATTCCGTTCAAAACCGGCCTGGCAACGCCTGATCATCATGTTAGGTGGAGTGACGGTAAACATTATCGTTGGATTTGTGATCTACATAGCCATCATAGGTTCATACGGAAGAGATATCGTTACGCCGGAAGATATGCCTCGTGGTTTCTCTGTAGACCAAGAATTCCAAGAAATGGGCTTCCGCGACGGCGATCTGATCCTTCAGGTAAACGGGAAGGATTTCCCCAATATGACAGACATCAACAAGTATCTCTTCCTTCGGGATGTTCAAACCATTACGGTAAGGCATGCAGATCAGTCACAAGAGACTATCTCAATCCCAGATGATATAGGGACTTTTATGTTCGAAAATGATGTGCAAAGACCTTTTGATAGGCTTCGTAATCCGATTATAGATACTGTGCTTTCTGATTTTCCTGCGGCTTCGGCTGGCATGAAGAAGGGAGACAGTATTATATCATTTAATGGTCAACCGATAGAACATTGGCATGAATTCAAACGGAAACTTAGTGAGAATGCCAATCTAGACAATGATATTGTTTATTACCGAAATGGTCGCATCGATTCACTTACGGTGAAACCAAATGAAGATGGCTTGATAGGAGCTAATAATTATGGTAAAGAACTTGTTGGTAAGGTTACACATGTAAATTATACTTTCGGAGAGAGTATTACGGAAGGTGTTTCTTATGGCTACAATATCTTAAAGGATTATGTGAAGCAGTTCAAATATGTCTTTACCAAGAAGGGCGCTACTCAGGTTGGTGGTTTCGGAGCTATTGGTAACCTCTTTCCAGCAACCTGGAATTGGCTTAACTTCTGGCAAACCACGGCCTTGATCTCTATTATTTTGGCATTCATGAATGTACTGCCAATACCGGCCTTAGACGGGGGGCATGTGATGTTCTTATTGTACGAGATGGTAACGGGCCGTAAGCCGCATGATAAATTCATGGAGTACGCTCAAATGATCGGTTTCTTTTTACTGATCGCCCTGGTGCTTTTTGCCAATGGTAACGATATCTACCGGGCCATCTTTGACAAGTAAAAAATTGTAGTTTCTTTTTTGCGGGCCACGAAAATAAATTATATTTGCGTCCGCCAAAAGCGCTAGACATTCCTCCATAGCTCAGTTGGTTAGAGCACCTGACTGTTAATCAGGGTGTCCTTGGTTCGAGTCCAAGTGGAGGAGCTTAATTAAACCGGTCATTCGACCGGTTTTTTTTGGTCTGTTTTGGACTCGATCCTAAGGACACCGCCCGCGCGCCAGCTGGCCCCTCGGGCAAAATGTCCACCGGACATTTTGTGATCCCTCGGTCCGATTCGAGTCCAAGTGGAGGAGCGATATCAAACCCGGTCTTTTTGACCGGGTTTTTCATTTTAGCTTGGACTCGAACTCAAGGACACGCCAGCGCACCATCTGGCCCCTCACTTTGAAAGGTCCACAGGACCTTCCAACTTCTAGCGAAGACGCTCGGCCCGGTTCGAGCCAAGTGGAGGAGCGAAGCTCCGACAAGCCGTTCACAAAAGTGAGCGGCTTTTTTCGTTAGAAAAACTTGGACGAGAAGCCTGTCCTGAGCTTGACTCAGGAAGGCCAAGTGGAGGAGCTTCATTCAGATCCGGTCTTTCTACTGGATTTTTTTATTTGGGAACAGTTGTCCGCGACCCTAAGTACACTCCAGCTCGCTCGCTCGCCTCTTTCTATCTTTAGTATCCCATTTTTCATAAATTGCCTTTCCAGAGGATCAAATTAGTCTGTAAACCCCCATAAACAGGGCAAGTGACATTTAGGTGACACTTAAATGGCGTGTAAATAACCAGGTATGCACCCTACATTTGTGTCATCAATAATCGTGAAATGAAACGACCGACACTACAAGAGAACCTACTTTATCAACGCAAGTTAAAAGGGTATACCCAGGACGAGCTGGCCGAAAGGACCACCGTGGGAGTACGCACCATTCAACGTATAGAAAAGGGTGAAGTACAACCACACTTACAGACCATAAAACTGTTGGCGGTTGGTTTGGGTGTTGAGGTTGATGACTTGATCGTTTTGGACGATCCCAAGGAAGAACCCATCGACCGGAAATGGATGCTTTTTTTGCATGCCTCTCCCTTTTTTGGCTTGATCATTCCCTTTGCCAATATCTTGTTTCCTCTTTTTATCTGGCTCAATAAGGCAGACGATAACAAGCGATATGATGCCCATGGCCGTGCGGTGATCAATTTTCATGCGACTATCAGCTTGATGGTCGTCCTCTCTTTATTACTCTTTTTTGCGATCCCTGGCTTTAATTTCTTTATCACCGGTGGGCTCTTTTTGGTGGCGTTGATCTTTACTATTAAGAATACCATTTCAGCTATGGAAACAGGGAAGTGTTCCTACCCGTTGTCCATTCCATTTCTAAAACCGAAGGCCTAAACAGCATTCAACAAACATCTTAAACTATGATCGGATTAGTAGTCATACTATTGATCTCATGGGGACTATTGTACCTTTTTGAGAAGAAGAATTTAAATGCAATTGGGTTGATTCCCAATGGGAAACGCCTGCAGCAGTTTGCGATCGGCCTGGTCCTGATCGTGGCAATCTGCCTGATGCTAATTGGTATTGAGACCTCGCTTAAGTCCATCGAATGGCAATTTTTGGGATTCGAGATCGGTACTATTGCAGACGCTTTTATCTATCACCTCAGATCAGCGCTAACGGAAGATCTCGTTTTCAGAGGGGCCTTACTTTTCATACTGAATCAGCGTCTGGGTGCCAAATGGGGGATAATGATCTCGGCCATTTGCTTTGGGGTCTACCATGTGTTCTCCTATGGGATTTTGACAGAACGGTTGATGGTGATCGGTTATGTGATTGTAGTAACCGGTTTTACGGGTTATGTCTGGGCCTGGGCTTTCCACAAAACAAGATCGATCTACCTGGGATTGGGACTACATGTAGGATACAACATGATCATGGCCTGTTTTTACGAATCTCAGCCCTATGGAGAGCTCTTGTTTACTGAACTCTCTAGTGTGGATCTGGTTGACCCGATGGCCTCCTATTATTCCATCTTCAGAGGCTTGTTTCCTGCGCTCATGACCCTGATCTCACTCAAATTCTTGTTGCGGTCAAGGATGATAGGCAGCGCTGAAATAGTTGAACAATCATAATGAAGTCCTTGTTTGTAAAATATCCTTCAGCTAGTCGGTTTGTTCTTGCCATACTGATGTTTGCAGCTGTTCTGATTGTCAGCCCAGTGATCGATGGGCCATATCTGAAGCAGTATTTTCCCTATCTCTCGGCCATCTTATTGGTTGGAGTGACTTGGTTCCTTTTAAAATTGGACGGGACAAACCTCACGGCCTTAGGTCTGAACATAAGTTGGAGGAATTGCTCCTTTATTTTAGTCGGCATTCTTATTGGTGCTCTAGCCTTCCTTTTCGCCAATTTGGCCAGGTCACTTTATACCGGAGAAACCATGGCGCTTAGCGCTAACATCGATTATCAAACAATACTGAGCTCTTTTTACTTGATCCTTCCAACTGTAGCTGTAGAAGAGTTAATATTTCGAGGCTATCTTTTTAAAAAGACTATCGCGATCTCCAATGTTATAGTCGCGAACATTGTTTTTTCAGTGCTTTTTATGCTTGTTCATGTTATAGATGGAGAAGTGCTTGAGAGTCCTGGGAGAATGGTCATGCTAGTGATCAGTATTCCGGTAGGGCACTTGATGTTTGCCACGGCTTTACTTCGATCCGGAACCTTATTCTTTCCTATTGGGCTTCACCTTGGTAACAATTGGGCCACACGACATCTGATTTCGAGCATGGATGACGGTCAGAGTATACTTTTTGTGCTGGAGCGGGTTAATTTTGATACGTGGCCGTCCTTCATTGGACTGCTCCTAATTTATAATGGCGTATTTCTACTGCTTACCTGGTTGATCTGGAAATGGAGACGGGGAAGTGCTAAGGAATGATGGATGAGAAGCGGGTCTTAAGCCACCTTCTTCAACAGATCGAAGCAAGGACACTTCTTGCAGCGCTTGGCCTCGGCTTTCTTATATTTCTTACAACACTTGGACTTGCACTTGCCCACAACGCAGCAGCCGTTGGCCTGGAGGGTAAGGATGCGTTCTTCTTTGAGCTTTTTGTCTTTCTTTTTTCCCAAGTCTGTGTCAGAAAAGAATGGGCCAAAAATAATTATTTTAAATCAATCTAAATAAGTTTAACGTGATAAAATTCGTTAAAATTTAGATCGAGCAGGAAGGAGGAAAGCGCTCCTTCATCATCTCGCTTTTGGTGTTAATGGCTTCGCTTTCTTATCTTTAAGGGAACTAACTATCCATGATACATTTCTTTAGACGTATTCGTCGAAAATTACTCAACCAGGAACGGGTTGGAAAGTACCTGATCTATGCCGTTGGCGAGATACTCCTGGTCGTTATCGGTATACTGATTGCCCTACAGGTCAACAACTGGAACCAGGAGCGCATCAGCAGAGATAAGGAGAAAGTTTACCTCAAGGAGATAAGAGCTTCTCTGGAAAAGGACCTGGCAGACCAAAACAGAGTCTTTGATTTCAATGGAAAGAAAATTGCACTCATCCTTCAGATCATCAGTGAAATGGGTAAGGACAAATCCAAGACCGAGCATATGCTCTATCTCTTCGGGCTACTCAACAAGGAACCTGAAGGTAGTCTAGTCAATTATGACGTGTTTATACCCAATCGGGCAGCCTTCGACAATATGCTTTCCTCGGAGAATATCGGTATTGTACAAGACGATGAACTTCGCTCCAAATTGTCTGAGTACTATCGGGGAGAGATCGTCGATACGGGTACCCAGGAAAGAGTAAAACAAATTGTAAGGAAATTTAGTGACCTGATCACCCGTCTTGGGGTTAATAAAGAATCCATGCGGGCGATGATGAATATGGAAACAAATTACCCGTCTGCGGAAGAGATGGACCCCATCAACGGGCCGGAGATCATGGGGCAGATCTTCCTGATGATGAAAAATGTGGAATCTCAGAATGTTTGGCTTGAAGAGGTGCAGGAGAATACCCAGTTTCTGATTCAGAATATCGATCAATATTTGGGGCAGTTAACAACAACAATTCCTGTCAATCCGAATACCTAGTAATGTGACTACTCCTCAGGTGTAAAATCGAGAGCCCGATAAGATTCTCCTTGTATCAGGCTTTTTGGATTGGCTGAGGTATTTCTGAAGGTGATGGGGAAAGAGGTTTGGTACCCTGGGCGCCAATCGCCAAATCGGGTTGCTACAAAACGCATCATAGGAGCGCCTGCATTTCCTGAGGCTCCGCTGAAGCCAATGGGATCACCTTGTTCCACAAAATCGCCTTCTTCGACTATAGCTCCATCCTTGGTCAGGTTCTGATAGTGATAGAAGAAGCCGTCTTCGTCTCTAAGGATAACAAAATTCAGAGTAGGTGAGAAGTCATCACCTGATTCTTCCACTAGCATGATGGTTCCCTTTCTCGTAGCTGTCACTAAGGTCCCAACACTCATTTTAAATTCGATGCCAAATTGGTCAGGGGCCCCTTCGCTGTGTGGTGGTCCGCTGCAATTGCTCAAACCGATCTGGTAGGATTGTCCAACGGGATACGGAAGAACATTGTTGGACGTTTCCCAGTTGGGGTAGCTCACACCTTCGCATCCGTTCGCCCCACCAAGTGGAGTTCCTATGGTGTCCGATACAAATTCTTCATCATCTTCACATGCCACAAACGCAATGGCGACAAGAAGCAAATAGAGCCGGTGAACTCTCATAATTTTTCTTTAAAAATAGCGCTTCTCTAAATCAGTCGCTAGTCAAAAGTTAAACTTACATAATTCGTAATGAAAAACTTATTTTAAATTCGGGGCATGAAAAAGTTGTCCATTATCATCCCTTGTTACAACGAAGAGAGAACTATCCATCTGATTCTGGATAAGGTTCGTTCGGTCCAATTGATCGGGGAGATGGAAAAGGAATTGGTCATTGTGAACGATTTCTCGACCGACGACAGCAAAGGTGCCATCCAGCGATACATGGTTAATCATCCGGACCTGACCATCAGTTATGTTGAGCACCAAAAGAATATGGGAAAAGGTGCCGCCCTTCACACAGGTATAAAACAGGCAACAGGTGACTTACTGATCATACAAGACGCGGACCTGGAGTATGATCCAAGGGAGTACAATGACCTGCTCAAACCTATACTCGAGGGTCATGCCGATGTGGTTTATGGCTCTCGCTTCATGGGTTCCAACCCGCACCGCATACTGTTCTTCTGGCATTCTATTGGCAATAAGTTTCTGACCATGCTCAGCAACATGGCTACCAATTTAAACCTGACCGATATGGAGACCTGTTATAAGTTGTTCCGGACGGATTTGATCAAGGGTTTAAGCTTGAAGGAGAATCGCTTTGGTTTTGAGCCAGAGGTAACGGCCAAGATCTCGCGTATCCCTAAGATCCGAATTTATGAAGTTGGGATATCCTATTATGGTCGCTCTTACGAAGAAGGTAAGAAAATAGGATGGAAGGACGGTTTTCGAGCCATCTACTGTATCGTCAAATACGGTTTCTTGAGATCTAAATAGACCGGCCAAAAAACTAAGCTTTGATCAAGGCTTGGGTCATTTAGTTAATATTTTTCCTTTTCAGTCCCAGAATTTCTTTTTCTTGATCCAGGACGCTTTTCAAAAGAGTGTTAGTAATTCATTGGATAATCAATTCAGTATGAATAATTAAAGTCACCTTTACGGAAGCTTGAGGAGACTGATGTAGGAATTCACTGCTTTTCATTGCGTTAAAACCCGAGGTGGATCAAAGCCATTTTGGTACTTTTAGAACTTCACCAACTTTTACAATTTCACATGAGAAAATTATGTATCGGGCTTATTGCGCTGGCATTACTGCTGCCCTCAGGCCTGCTGATCGCGCAAAAGAGAGGAAGCTCCAATACTTCCTCAGAAAAGGGTCCTTCCTTGGATGCTTTTAAGTTTAGAAATGTAGGACCGGCCTTTCTTTCTGGCCGTATTGCAGATATTGCTATCCACCCTGATGATGAAAGTGTTTGGTACGTTGCCGTTGGGTCTGGAGGAGTTTGGAAGACCGAAAATGCGGGAACAACCTGGAAACCACTTTTTGACGGACAGGCTTCATACTCTATAGGTTGTATTACCATCGATTCCCGTAACCCCTCTACCATCTGGGTTGGTTCCGGCGAGAATGTTGGAGGCCGTCACGTAGGATTTGGGGACGGGGTTTATCGTTCACTTGATGGTGGTGCCAGTTGGAAGAACATGGGTCTAAAAAATAGTGAGCATATTTCCAAGATCATCGTTCATCCTGATAATTCTGATGTGGTTTGGGTTGCAGTCCAGGGTCCACTTTGGAGTTCTGGAGGAGAGCGAGGTCTCTATAAAACCACAGATGGCGGCGAAAGCTGGAACAAGGTATTGGGAGATGACACCTGGACAGGGGTTACCGATCTGATGATAGACCCGAGGGATCCTCAGTTGCTGTATGCGGCTACCTGGGACCGGCACAGAACAGTAGCGGCCTATATGGGTGGAGGACCTGGTACGGGGATTCATCGCTCCTATGATGGGGGTGATACCTGGGAAGAATTGAGTACGGGTCTTCCGAAATCCAATATGGGGAAGATCGGTCTGGCCATTTCTCCTCAGCAACCAGATGTGATCTATGCGGCCATCGAATTGGATCGTACCAAAGGAGGAGTTTATCGTTCGGCAGATCGAGGGAGCTCCTGGAAGAAGATGTCCGACGCTGTTTCCGGTGGTACAGGACCACATTACTACCAGGAATTGTATGCCAGTCCACATAAATTCGATCGATTGTATTTGATGAATGTTCGGGTACTGACCTCGGAAGACGGAGGAAAGACATTCAATCAGTTAAAGGAACAGAACAAGCACTCAGATAATCACGTCATTGCCTTTAAGAAAGATGATCCGGATTATCTGATGATAGGTACCGATGCAGGCATCTATGAAAGTTTTGACCTGGCAGAGAATTGGCGTTACATTAAGAATTTACCCTTAACACAATTCTACAAGGTTGCGGTTAACAATGCGGAACCCTTCTATCACATCTTTGGAGGAACCCAGGACAATGGTTCAGTTGGAGGCCCTTCCCAGACGGACGAACGTGAAGGAATTGCCAATAAACACTGGTACAAGACACTTTTTGCGGATGGTCATCAATCGGCGACGGACCCACAGTACAATGATATCATCTATGCGGAGACTCAGCAAGGAGGCTTGCATCGGATTGATCTGACTACAGGAGAACAGGTAATGGTCCAACCTCAGGCCCAGGCCGGAGATCCGCATGAACGCTTCAATTGGGATGCGCCTATTCTGGTAAGTCCTCACGATCCATCCCGTCTGTACTTTGCCTCTTATCGGGTTTGGAAGTCGGATAGCCGAGGAGACGATTGGACACCGATCTCTGGAGATCTGACCCGTAATGAAGAGCGGATCACCTTGCCTATCATGGGGCGTCAACAGAGCTGGGATAATCCATGGGATGTGAATGCCATGTCCAACTACAATACCATTACCTCTCTGTCCGAATCCCCTGTAAAAGAAGGTCTGCTATACGCCGGAACAGACGATGGCTACATTGCAGTTTCAGAGAATGATGGAGGTAGCTGGAACCGAATTCCAGTTACACGATTTGGCCTGCCCGGGCGAAGTTTTGTGAACGATATCAAAGCGGATCTTTTCGATGAGAATACCGTATATGTGGT contains:
- a CDS encoding WD40/YVTN/BNR-like repeat-containing protein; the protein is MRKLCIGLIALALLLPSGLLIAQKRGSSNTSSEKGPSLDAFKFRNVGPAFLSGRIADIAIHPDDESVWYVAVGSGGVWKTENAGTTWKPLFDGQASYSIGCITIDSRNPSTIWVGSGENVGGRHVGFGDGVYRSLDGGASWKNMGLKNSEHISKIIVHPDNSDVVWVAVQGPLWSSGGERGLYKTTDGGESWNKVLGDDTWTGVTDLMIDPRDPQLLYAATWDRHRTVAAYMGGGPGTGIHRSYDGGDTWEELSTGLPKSNMGKIGLAISPQQPDVIYAAIELDRTKGGVYRSADRGSSWKKMSDAVSGGTGPHYYQELYASPHKFDRLYLMNVRVLTSEDGGKTFNQLKEQNKHSDNHVIAFKKDDPDYLMIGTDAGIYESFDLAENWRYIKNLPLTQFYKVAVNNAEPFYHIFGGTQDNGSVGGPSQTDEREGIANKHWYKTLFADGHQSATDPQYNDIIYAETQQGGLHRIDLTTGEQVMVQPQAQAGDPHERFNWDAPILVSPHDPSRLYFASYRVWKSDSRGDDWTPISGDLTRNEERITLPIMGRQQSWDNPWDVNAMSNYNTITSLSESPVKEGLLYAGTDDGYIAVSENDGGSWNRIPVTRFGLPGRSFVNDIKADLFDENTVYVVLDNHKEGDFKPYVFKSTDKGASWTSISSNIPERTLTWRIVQDYQSPGLMFLATEFGIYTTLDGGSKWHKLPGTPNMAFRDLVIQKREDDLVAASFGRGFYVLDDYSALRQMGAEKLAQPGALFAPRAAKHYVPRSNVGNTGADYYFAKNPAFGATFTYHLSDLEKSLKAQRKESEKALNKDTKNVPFPGWEALDEEANEGKAMLWLSIQDAQGNVIRNVSKGASKGSGRITWDLRHESRRSIRGNASDNRGGGWWNAGPMVTPGNYQATLYLEKEGAVTKLDGPVSFEVRSIREGVLKGVDYQTFDAYRQEIEQFQDDLNALRDIMDENNRMLKALTTAASRTPLIPGNVNQRLADARSAMITLEQDMFGNKSKNEIGERNPPSVQSHFGTASRGLNTTYGPTPLHRKSLGIAKSMMNAVRPRIVSMNQQTLPAIEQVLKDAGAPYIIGQGID
- a CDS encoding CPBP family intramembrane glutamic endopeptidase, translating into MIGLVVILLISWGLLYLFEKKNLNAIGLIPNGKRLQQFAIGLVLIVAICLMLIGIETSLKSIEWQFLGFEIGTIADAFIYHLRSALTEDLVFRGALLFILNQRLGAKWGIMISAICFGVYHVFSYGILTERLMVIGYVIVVTGFTGYVWAWAFHKTRSIYLGLGLHVGYNMIMACFYESQPYGELLFTELSSVDLVDPMASYYSIFRGLFPALMTLISLKFLLRSRMIGSAEIVEQS
- a CDS encoding M23 family metallopeptidase, encoding MRVHRLYLLLVAIAFVACEDDEEFVSDTIGTPLGGANGCEGVSYPNWETSNNVLPYPVGQSYQIGLSNCSGPPHSEGAPDQFGIEFKMSVGTLVTATRKGTIMLVEESGDDFSPTLNFVILRDEDGFFYHYQNLTKDGAIVEEGDFVEQGDPIGFSGASGNAGAPMMRFVATRFGDWRPGYQTSFPITFRNTSANPKSLIQGESYRALDFTPEE
- a CDS encoding DUF6090 family protein, with protein sequence MIHFFRRIRRKLLNQERVGKYLIYAVGEILLVVIGILIALQVNNWNQERISRDKEKVYLKEIRASLEKDLADQNRVFDFNGKKIALILQIISEMGKDKSKTEHMLYLFGLLNKEPEGSLVNYDVFIPNRAAFDNMLSSENIGIVQDDELRSKLSEYYRGEIVDTGTQERVKQIVRKFSDLITRLGVNKESMRAMMNMETNYPSAEEMDPINGPEIMGQIFLMMKNVESQNVWLEEVQENTQFLIQNIDQYLGQLTTTIPVNPNT
- the rseP gene encoding RIP metalloprotease RseP; translation: MSPFAVKAIQLLLSLSILIVLHELGHFIPAKIFKVRVEKFFLFFDVKFALWRKKIGETVYGIGWLPLGGYVKLSGMIDESMDKEQMAGPPQPWEFRSKPAWQRLIIMLGGVTVNIIVGFVIYIAIIGSYGRDIVTPEDMPRGFSVDQEFQEMGFRDGDLILQVNGKDFPNMTDINKYLFLRDVQTITVRHADQSQETISIPDDIGTFMFENDVQRPFDRLRNPIIDTVLSDFPAASAGMKKGDSIISFNGQPIEHWHEFKRKLSENANLDNDIVYYRNGRIDSLTVKPNEDGLIGANNYGKELVGKVTHVNYTFGESITEGVSYGYNILKDYVKQFKYVFTKKGATQVGGFGAIGNLFPATWNWLNFWQTTALISIILAFMNVLPIPALDGGHVMFLLYEMVTGRKPHDKFMEYAQMIGFFLLIALVLFANGNDIYRAIFDK
- a CDS encoding helix-turn-helix domain-containing protein, whose translation is MKRPTLQENLLYQRKLKGYTQDELAERTTVGVRTIQRIEKGEVQPHLQTIKLLAVGLGVEVDDLIVLDDPKEEPIDRKWMLFLHASPFFGLIIPFANILFPLFIWLNKADDNKRYDAHGRAVINFHATISLMVVLSLLLFFAIPGFNFFITGGLFLVALIFTIKNTISAMETGKCSYPLSIPFLKPKA
- a CDS encoding CPBP family intramembrane glutamic endopeptidase, giving the protein MKSLFVKYPSASRFVLAILMFAAVLIVSPVIDGPYLKQYFPYLSAILLVGVTWFLLKLDGTNLTALGLNISWRNCSFILVGILIGALAFLFANLARSLYTGETMALSANIDYQTILSSFYLILPTVAVEELIFRGYLFKKTIAISNVIVANIVFSVLFMLVHVIDGEVLESPGRMVMLVISIPVGHLMFATALLRSGTLFFPIGLHLGNNWATRHLISSMDDGQSILFVLERVNFDTWPSFIGLLLIYNGVFLLLTWLIWKWRRGSAKE
- a CDS encoding glycosyltransferase family 2 protein, producing MKKLSIIIPCYNEERTIHLILDKVRSVQLIGEMEKELVIVNDFSTDDSKGAIQRYMVNHPDLTISYVEHQKNMGKGAALHTGIKQATGDLLIIQDADLEYDPREYNDLLKPILEGHADVVYGSRFMGSNPHRILFFWHSIGNKFLTMLSNMATNLNLTDMETCYKLFRTDLIKGLSLKENRFGFEPEVTAKISRIPKIRIYEVGISYYGRSYEEGKKIGWKDGFRAIYCIVKYGFLRSK